The following coding sequences lie in one Arabidopsis thaliana chromosome 3, partial sequence genomic window:
- a CDS encoding Major facilitator superfamily protein (Major facilitator superfamily protein; FUNCTIONS IN: transporter activity; INVOLVED IN: oligopeptide transport, response to nematode; LOCATED IN: membrane; EXPRESSED IN: 12 plant structures; EXPRESSED DURING: 4 anthesis, C globular stage, petal differentiation and expansion stage; CONTAINS InterPro DOMAIN/s: PTR2 family proton/oligopeptide symporter, conserved site (InterPro:IPR018456), Oligopeptide transporter (InterPro:IPR000109), Major facilitator superfamily, general substrate transporter (InterPro:IPR016196); BEST Arabidopsis thaliana protein match is: Major facilitator superfamily protein (TAIR:AT3G45710.1); Has 3869 Blast hits to 3768 proteins in 536 species: Archae - 0; Bacteria - 851; Metazoa - 459; Fungi - 223; Plants - 2137; Viruses - 0; Other Eukaryotes - 199 (source: NCBI BLink).), translating to MASLVSGDKEAQISGDPGSKRGGWITFPFMLATLLGLSVTSFGWVMNLIVFLIEEFNIKSIAAAQISNVANGCLSMLPVVAAILADSFFGNIPVIAASSFISLLGIVLLTLIASLDYLRPRPCEAGSVLCTPPSKLHLGILYTALALVTTGAGGTRFTMASAGANQYEKPKEQGSFFNWYFLTLYAGAITGATAIVYIQDNASWKLGFGLCAAANLISFIVFVSGKRYYKHDKPMGSPFTSLIRVVVSATVKRKAVISCNEEDYHHYGLEKEVKTSAAMPSKSFRFLNRAALMTKDDLNQKEGSVNNIWRLCSVQEVEDFKAILRVFPLWLSIIFVSTPMVMQTSLIVLQALVTDRGLGPNFKVPAGSLQVIIIITACIVIIMNNWLVFPMYKKLTHKLLTPLQKVGIGQVLTILSMALSAVVEAKRLKTVENGHPMSVLWLFPPLVIVGIGEAFQFPANIELFYGEFPESLRNTATSLTSVVIGISFYLSTALIDLIQRTTAWLPNDINHGRVDNVYWLLVIGGILNFGYFLVCSWVYKYRNLKDNDQEQDPKDGTM from the exons ATGGCTAGTTTAGTCTCTGGTGATAAAGAAGCTCAAATCTCTGGCGATCCAGGCAGCAAGCGCGGTGGATGGATCACTTTCCCGTTCATGCTCG CTACTTTGTTAGGCCTTTCCGTGACTTCTTTCGGATGGGTAATGAATTTGATCGTCTTCCTAATCGAAGAGTTCAACATCAAGAGCATCGCTGCTGCTCAGATTTCAAATGTTGCCAATGGATGTCTCAGCATGTTGCCTGTTGTTGCAGCCATTCTAGCTGATTCTTTCTTTGGAAACATTCCGGTCATCGCGGcctcttctttcatttctctGCTT GGAATCGTTCTCTTGACGCTTATTGCATCTTTGGACTACTTGAGACCTCGGCCGTGTGAAGCAGGGTCAGTCCTATGCACACCGCCGTCAAAACTCCACCTCGGGATCTTGTACACAGCCTTAGCTTTAGTGACCACTGGAGCAGGTGGGACACGGTTCACCATGGCATCCGCGGGTGCAAACCAATATGAGAAACCTAAAGAACAAGGAAGCTTCTTCAACTGGTACTTCCTCACACTATACGCTGGAGCTATTACTGGTGCAACAgcaattgtatatatacaagacAATGCTAGCTGGAAACTAGGGTTTGGTCTCTGCGCGGCTGCTAATTTGATCAGTTTCATAGTTTTTGTCTCTGGGAAGAGATACTACAAGCATGACAAACCAATGGGAAGTCCCTTCACGAGTCTAATCCGCGTTGTAGTCTCTGCTACAGTAAAAAGGAAGGCTGTAATATCATGCAACGAAGAAGACTATCATCACTATGGTCTCGAAAAGGAGGTCAAGACTTCTGCTGCAATGCCATCCAAGAGCTTCAg GTTCTTGAACCGCGCCGCTTTGATGACCAAAGATGATTTAAATCAGAAAGAAGGATCAGTTAACAACATCTGGAGGCTATGCTCTGTACAAGAAGTAGAAGATTTCAAAGCCATTCTCCGAGTTTTTCCTCTATGGTTATCAATCATCTTCGTGAGTACTCCTATGGTGATGCAAACAAGCTTGATTGTACTCCAAGCTCTAGTCACGGACCGCGGACTTGGTCCTAATTTCAAAGTCCCGGCCGGTTCCCTCcaagtaataataatcatcACTGCATGCATTGTTATCATCATGAACAACTGGCTTGTCTTTCCAATGTACAAGAAGCTAACTCATAAGTTGCTGACACCGCTTCAAAAAGTCGGTATAGGCCAGGTTCTCACCATTCTAAGCATGGCACTCTCCGCGGTGGTAGAAGCAAAGAGGCTGAAAACAGTTGAAAATGGTCATCCCATGTCAGTGTTATGGTTGTTTCCTCCCCTTGTGATAGTAGGTATAGGCGAAGCCTTCCAGTTTCCGGCCaatattgaattattttatgGCGAATTCCCCGAGTCTCTGAGGAACACCGCGACTTCATTGACCTCGGTGGTGATTGGAATCTCTTTCTATTTGAGCACAGCTCTCATTGATCTTATCCAGAGGACCACAGCGTGGTTACCAAATGACATTAACCACGGAAGAGTGGACAATGTTTACTGGCTTTTAGTCATTGGAGGAATCTTGAATTTCGGCTACTTCCTTGTGTGTTCTTGGGTCTACAAATATAGAAACCTCAAGGATAATGATCAAGAACAAGATCCAAAAGATGGTACAATGTAA
- a CDS encoding Major facilitator superfamily protein (Major facilitator superfamily protein; FUNCTIONS IN: transporter activity; INVOLVED IN: oligopeptide transport; LOCATED IN: membrane; EXPRESSED IN: hypocotyl, root; CONTAINS InterPro DOMAIN/s: PTR2 family proton/oligopeptide symporter, conserved site (InterPro:IPR018456), Oligopeptide transporter (InterPro:IPR000109), Major facilitator superfamily, general substrate transporter (InterPro:IPR016196); BEST Arabidopsis thaliana protein match is: Major facilitator superfamily protein (TAIR:AT3G45710.1); Has 3331 Blast hits to 3241 proteins in 427 species: Archae - 0; Bacteria - 506; Metazoa - 449; Fungi - 129; Plants - 2109; Viruses - 0; Other Eukaryotes - 138 (source: NCBI BLink).) gives MANSDSGDKEAHRSSKHGGWITLPFMLVTLLGMSITYFGWVMNLIVFLIEEFNIKSIAAVQISNIVNGVVNMLPVVAAILADSFFGNIPVISASAFISLTGISLLTLIASLDYLRPRPCETGSILCQSPSKLQLGILYAALALVITGTAGTRFILASAGANQYKKPKEQGRFFNWYFFTLYGGAITGTTAIVYAQDNASWKLGFGLCVAANLISFIIFVAGKRLYEHDQPLGSPYTSLVRVLVAATMKRKAVISYKDEDYHHRELEKETKTYVAMPSKSFRFLNRAALKTEGDSNNNMWRLCSVQEVEDFKAVLRLVPLWTSVMFLSAPLAVQMSMTVLQAMVMDRKLGPHFKVSAGSMQVIALVSGCVFIILNNWTTYPMYQKLIRKPLTPLQKVGIGHVLTILSMAISAVVEAKRLKTVENSHLMSVLWLVPALVINGIGEAFHFPANIAIFYGEFPESLRNTATSLTSVVMGISFYLSTALIDVIQRTTKWLPNDINHGRVDNVYLVLVIIGVSNFGYFLVCSWFYKYRNLKNDDHEQDLKDVTN, from the exons ATGGCTAATTCAGACTCTGGTGACAAAGAAGCGCATCGCTCTAGCAAGCATGGTGGCTGGATCACTTTACCGTTCATGCtcg TTACATTGTTAGGCATGTCGATAACTTATTTTGGATGGGTAATGAACTTGATCGTCTTCTTGATCGAGGAATTCAACATCAAGAGCATCGCAGCTGTTCAGATTTCAAATATTGTCAATGGAGTTGTCAACATGTTGCCTGTTGTCGCAGCCATCCTAGCCGATTCCTTTTTTGGGAACATTCCTGTCATCTCAGCCTCCGCTTTCATTTCTCTAACT GGAATATCGCTCTTGACTCTTATTGCATCTTTGGACTATTTGAGACCTAGACCGTGTGAAACGGGATCAATTTTATGCCAATCACCATCAAAACTACAACTTGGGATCTTGTATGCAGCCTTAGCTCTAGTGATCACTGGAACAGCTGGGACGCGGTTCATCTTGGCATCCGCAGGTGCAAACCAATATAAGAAACCTAAAGAACAAGGAAGGTTCTTCAACTGGTACTTTTTCACACTATATGGTGGAGCGATTACTGGCACGACAGCAATTGTATATGCACAGGACAATGCTAGCTGGAAGCTTGGATTCGGTCTCTGCGTCGCTGCTAACTTGAtcagtttcatcattttcGTCGCTGGGAAGAGACTCTACGAGCATGACCAACCTTTGGGAAGTCCTTATACAAGTCTAGTTCGCGTTTTAGTCGCTGCTACAATGAAACGAAAGGCTGTGATTTCATACAAAGACGAAGACTATCATCACCGCGAGCTCGAAAAAGAGACCAAGACTTATGTTGCAATGCCCTCCAAGAGCTTCag GTTCTTGAACCGTGCAGCATTGAAGACAGAAGGAGACTCAAATAATAACATGTGGAGGCTATGCTCTGTTCAGGAAGTAGAAGATTTCAAAGCCGTTCTCCGACTTGTCCCTCTCTGGACATCTGTCATGTTCCTCAGCGCTCCCCTAGCGGTGCAAATGAGCATGACTGTCCTCCAAGCTATGGTCATGGACCGTAAACTTGGCCCACACTTCAAAGTCTCTGCTGGGTCTATGCAAGTCATAGCACTCGTCTCTGGATGCGTCTTTATCATACTTAACAACTGGACTACCTATCCCATGTATCAGAAGCTAATCCGCAAACCGCTGACACCGCTACAAAAAGTCGGGATCGGCCACGTTTTGACAATCTTAAGCATGGCGATATCAGCCGTTGTTGAAGCAAAGAGGCTGAAAACAGTTGAAAATAGCCATCTCATGTCAGTGCTATGGCTGGTTCCTGCTCTCGTGATTAATGGAATAGGTGAGGCCTTTCATTTTCCAGCAAATATTGCAATATTCTATGGAGAATTCCCTGAGTCTCTAAGGAACACAGCGACTTCATTGACCTCGGTGGTGATGGGAATCTCTTTCTATCTGAGCACAGCTCTTATCGATGTGATCCAGAGGACCACCAAGTGGTTACCAAATGACATAAACCACGGAAGGGTTGACAATGTTTACTTGGTATTAGTCATTATAGGAGTCTCTAATTTCGGCTACTTCCTTGTCTGCTCTTGGTTTTACAAATACAGAAACCTCAAGAATGATGATCATGAACAAGATCTTAAAGATGTTACAAACTAG
- a CDS encoding Major facilitator superfamily protein (Major facilitator superfamily protein; FUNCTIONS IN: transporter activity; INVOLVED IN: oligopeptide transport; LOCATED IN: membrane; CONTAINS InterPro DOMAIN/s: PTR2 family proton/oligopeptide symporter, conserved site (InterPro:IPR018456), Oligopeptide transporter (InterPro:IPR000109), Major facilitator superfamily, general substrate transporter (InterPro:IPR016196); BEST Arabidopsis thaliana protein match is: Major facilitator superfamily protein (TAIR:AT3G45680.1); Has 4047 Blast hits to 3993 proteins in 551 species: Archae - 0; Bacteria - 1139; Metazoa - 429; Fungi - 192; Plants - 2074; Viruses - 0; Other Eukaryotes - 213 (source: NCBI BLink).) codes for MARSVDTEAMTTRDPSSKRGGWKTFPFMIATLLGLSIASFGWVMNLVVFLIKEFNIKSIAATQNSNIVNGCVSMLPVVAAILADSFFGNIPVISVSAFISLLGIILLTMITSLDHLRPPPCETGSILCESPSKLQLGILYIALALVIIGSAGTRFTLASAGANQYEKPKEQGSFFNWYFLTLYTGAITGATAIVYTQENASWKLGFGLCAVANLISFIVFVSGKRYYKHDKPMGSPFTNLIRVVVAATRKRKAVISSREEDYHHGLGREGKTSSAMPSKSFRFFNRAALKTEDDSVNNNWRLCSVQEVEDFKAVFRVLPLLLAIIFVSTPMVTQTSLIILQALVTDRGLGPHFKIPAGSLQVIVIITACIVILMNNCLVYPMYQKLAHKPLTPLQKVGIGHVFIILSMAISAIVEAKRLKTVTNGHSMSVLWLHRDFIASVVIGISFYLSTALITLIQKTTKWLPNDINHGRVDNVYWLLVIVGVLNYFLVCAWFYRYRNLNDDDDQEQDPKDDTT; via the exons ATGGCTCGTTCAGTCGACACAGAAGCAATGACCACTCGCGATCCAAGCAGCAAGCGCGGTGGCTGGAAAACGTTTCCATTCATGATCG CTACATTGTTAGGACTTTCCATAGCTTCATTCGGATGGGTGATGAACTTGGTCGTCTTCCTAATTAAAGAATTCAACATCAAGAGCATCGCTGCTACGCAGAATTCTAATATTGTTAATGGATGTGTGAGCATGTTGCCTGTTGTTGCAGCCATTCTAGCTGATTCTTTTTTCGGAAACATTCCCGTCATCTCCGTCTCTGCCTTCATTTCTTTGCTT GGCATCATTCTATTGACCATGATTACATCTTTGGACCACTTGAGACCTCCACCGTGTGAAACAGGGTCAATTCTATGCGAATCGCCATCAAAACTCCAGCTCGGGATCTTGTATATAGCCTTAGCTCTAGTGATCATTGGATCAGCTGGTACGCGGTTTACCTTAGCATCCGCGGGTGCAAACCAATATGAGAAACCTAAAGAACAAGGAAGCTTTTTCAACTGGTACTTCCTCACACTCTACACTGGAGCTATTACTGGTGCAACAGCAATTGTATATACACAGGAAAATGCTAGCTGGAAACTTGGGTTCGGTCTTTGCGCCGTCGCTAATTTGATCAGTTTCATAGTTTTCGTCTCTGGCAAGAGATACTACAAGCATGACAAACCAATGGGAAGTCCCTTCACAAATCTGATCCGCGTTGTAGTCGCTGCtacaagaaaaaggaaagctGTGATTTCATCTAGAGAAGAAGACTATCACCATGGGCTTGGAAGAGAAGGCAAGACATCTTCTGCAATGCCCTCCAAGAGCTTTag GTTCTTTAACCGTGCAGCATTGAAAACCGAAGATGACTCAGTTAATAACAACTGGAGGCTATGTTCTGTTCAAGAAGTAGAAGATTTTAAAGCCGTTTTCCGAGTTCTCCCTCTGTTACTAGCCATCATCTTCGTTAGTACTCCCATGGTGACGCAAACAAGCTTGATTATATTACAAGCTCTAGTCACAGACCGCGGTCTCGGGCCTCACTTCAAAATCCCGGCCGGGTCCCTCCAAGTCATAGTAATCATCACTGCATGTATTGTTATCTTAATGAACAATTGCCTTGTCTATCCCATGTACCAGAAGCTAGCCCATAAGCCATTGACACCGCTTCAAAAAGTCGGTATAGGCCACGTTTTCATCATTTTAAGCATGGCGATATCCGCCATTGTGGAAGCAAAGAGGCTGAAAACAGTTACTAATGGCCATTCCATGTCAGTGCTATGGCTG CACCGCGACTTCATTGCCTCAGTGGTGATTGGAATATCTTTCTACCTGAGCACAGCTCTGATCACTCTGATCCAGAAGACCACCAAGTGGTTACCAAATGATATTAACCATGGAAGAGTTGACAATGTTTACTGGCTTTTAGTCATTGTAGGAGTCTTGAACTATTTCCTTGTCTGCGCTTGGTTTTACAGATATAGAAAcctgaatgatgatgatgatcaggAACAAGATCCAAAAGACGATACAACCTAA
- a CDS encoding uncharacterized protein (unknown protein; Has 30201 Blast hits to 17322 proteins in 780 species: Archae - 12; Bacteria - 1396; Metazoa - 17338; Fungi - 3422; Plants - 5037; Viruses - 0; Other Eukaryotes - 2996 (source: NCBI BLink).), translating into MLVRIMRKLKTSNDNKGQFTFKMMSEIPQLLVHDHHSSSLRFVKPRTDKEVAKVQDSSYD; encoded by the coding sequence ATGCTCGTTAGGATCATGAGAAAGCTCAAGACTTCAAACGATAACAAAGGACAGTTTACTTTTAAGATGATGAGTGAGATACCGCAGCTTCTTGTTCATgatcatcattcatcatccTTGAGGTTTGTAAAACCAAGAACAGACAAGGAAGTAGCCAAGGTTCAAGACTCCTCCTATGACTAA